The following proteins are encoded in a genomic region of Flavobacteriales bacterium:
- the rpoC gene encoding DNA-directed RNA polymerase subunit beta' — protein sequence MALKRENKIKSNFKKVIISLTSPEKILEASRGEVLKPETINYRTYKPERDGLFCERIFGPVKDYECHCGKYKRIRYKGIICDRCGVEVTEKKVRRERMGHIQLVVPVAHIWYFRSLPNKIGYLLGLPTKKLDMIIYYERYVVINPGDAVNNEGEPLNYMDFLTEDEYLDALERLPKENQYLDDSDPNKFVAKMGAEALESLLMGLKLDELSFELRHKANTETSQQRKNEALKRLQVVEAFRGAQANIENRPEWMVVKVIPVIPPDLRPLVPLDGGRFATSDLNDLYRRVIIRNNRLKRLIEIKAPEVILRNEKRMLQESVDSLFDNSRKSSAVKTESNRALKSLSDSLKGKQGRFRQNLLGKRVDYSARSVIVVGPELEMHQCGLPKGMAAELYKPFIIRKMIERGIVKTVKSAKKLVDKKDAVVWDILENVLTNHPVLLNRAPTLHRLGIQAFQPRLIEGKAIQLHPLVCTAFNADFDGDQMAVHLPLGNAAILEAQLLMLASHNILNPANGAPIAVPSQDMVLGLYYMTKEKRSTADEKVKGEGMTFYSAEEVIIAHNEKKVDLHAIIKVRVPSHIEGEKPSVIETTVGRVLFNQVVPKGIAYINEVLTKKALRDIIGDIIYRVGMAESARFLDRIKGLGFMSAFRGGLSFNLGDVLIPAAKEEMIDKAQAQVDEVMANFNMGFITNNERYNQIIDIWTHTNSRLTQTLMKQMAEDKQGFNSVYMMLDSGARGSKEQIRQLSGMRGLMAKPQKSGATTQEIIENPILSNFKEGLSILEYFISTHGARKGLADTALKTADAGYLTRRLVDVAQDVVINEDDCGTLRGLVATALKKNEDIIESLYDRIIGRTSLHDVLNPETGEVIVASGELINEDEGKAIEAAGIDSVEIRSVLTCETKRGCCAKCYGRDLSSGREIKKGSAVGVIAAQSIGEPGTQLTLRTFHVGGVASHIASESQIRAKSEATAEFDELRTVKSSEGDYEVVIGRSAELRLVNKSTGVLVATHNIPYGSKLYIKDGAKVKKDELICDWDPFNAVIVSEVDGKVMFENLADGITYRVESDEQTGFNEMVVIDTKDKKMIPAIHVVSGGKTKEIKNYNTPVGAHIAVQDGQEVKAGETLVKIPRVSGKSGDITGGLPRVTELFEARNPSNPAVVSEVDGVASFGKIKRGNREIIIETRTGDVKKYLVSLSKHILVQENDFVRAGQPLSEGAITPSDILLIKGPTAVQEYLVNEIQEVYRLQGVKINDKHFEVIVRQMMRKVNILDPGDTRFLEKELANRYEFREENDWIFGKMYVEDPGDSESLKSGQIITARKLRDENSVLKRKDLKPVVAREAIPATSEPMLQGITRASLQTDSFISAASFQETTKVLNEAAVSGKMDELHGLKENVIVGHLIPAGTGLREYDKLVVGSKEEYEALMAAKEEEAEA from the coding sequence ATGGCCCTCAAAAGAGAGAATAAGATCAAAAGCAATTTTAAGAAGGTTATCATCAGCCTTACTTCACCAGAGAAGATATTGGAAGCTTCGAGAGGTGAGGTGTTGAAGCCTGAAACCATCAACTACAGGACCTATAAGCCTGAGCGTGATGGACTTTTCTGCGAAAGGATTTTCGGACCTGTAAAGGATTACGAATGTCATTGCGGAAAGTATAAGCGAATCCGTTACAAGGGAATCATTTGCGACCGTTGTGGTGTTGAAGTAACTGAGAAGAAGGTAAGACGTGAGCGAATGGGACACATCCAATTGGTTGTTCCTGTAGCACACATCTGGTACTTCCGTTCGTTGCCGAACAAGATCGGTTACCTGCTTGGTCTTCCAACCAAGAAGTTGGACATGATCATCTATTACGAGCGTTACGTGGTAATCAATCCAGGTGATGCCGTAAACAACGAAGGAGAACCATTGAATTACATGGATTTCCTTACGGAAGATGAGTATTTGGACGCGTTGGAAAGACTTCCAAAGGAAAACCAGTACTTGGATGACAGCGATCCGAACAAGTTCGTTGCGAAGATGGGTGCCGAGGCATTGGAGTCTTTGCTGATGGGCTTGAAGTTGGATGAGCTTTCATTTGAACTTCGCCACAAGGCAAATACGGAAACAAGCCAGCAACGTAAGAACGAAGCGCTTAAGAGACTTCAAGTAGTTGAGGCTTTCCGTGGAGCGCAGGCAAACATCGAAAACCGCCCAGAATGGATGGTTGTGAAGGTGATCCCAGTAATTCCACCAGACCTTCGTCCGTTGGTACCGTTGGATGGTGGTCGTTTCGCAACATCGGATCTGAATGACCTTTACAGAAGGGTGATCATCCGTAACAACCGTCTGAAGCGTCTGATCGAGATCAAAGCTCCAGAGGTGATCTTGCGTAACGAGAAGCGTATGCTTCAGGAATCTGTTGATTCGCTGTTCGATAACTCAAGAAAATCTTCGGCTGTCAAGACCGAATCGAACCGAGCGCTGAAGTCACTTTCAGACTCGTTGAAAGGAAAGCAAGGACGTTTCCGTCAGAACCTTCTCGGTAAGCGTGTTGACTATTCTGCACGTTCGGTAATTGTTGTAGGTCCAGAATTGGAAATGCATCAGTGTGGTCTTCCAAAAGGAATGGCTGCGGAGCTTTACAAGCCGTTCATCATCCGTAAGATGATTGAGCGAGGTATTGTGAAGACCGTGAAGTCTGCCAAGAAATTGGTTGATAAGAAAGACGCTGTTGTTTGGGACATCTTGGAGAATGTGTTGACAAACCACCCAGTTCTCCTAAACCGTGCTCCAACGCTACACCGTTTGGGTATCCAAGCGTTCCAGCCAAGATTGATCGAAGGGAAGGCGATTCAGCTTCACCCATTGGTCTGTACGGCCTTTAACGCTGACTTTGACGGTGACCAGATGGCGGTTCACTTGCCATTGGGCAACGCGGCCATTTTGGAAGCGCAGCTGTTGATGCTTGCTTCGCACAACATTTTGAACCCAGCGAACGGTGCGCCTATTGCCGTACCATCGCAGGACATGGTTCTTGGTCTGTACTACATGACCAAAGAGAAGCGCAGCACAGCTGATGAGAAAGTGAAAGGTGAAGGAATGACCTTCTACTCTGCGGAAGAAGTGATCATTGCTCACAATGAGAAGAAAGTCGATCTGCATGCGATCATCAAGGTGCGTGTTCCATCTCATATTGAGGGAGAGAAACCATCTGTGATCGAGACAACGGTAGGTCGTGTACTTTTCAATCAGGTTGTTCCTAAAGGCATTGCTTATATCAACGAAGTATTGACCAAAAAGGCACTTCGCGATATTATTGGTGACATCATCTACCGTGTAGGTATGGCCGAGTCAGCGCGATTCCTCGACAGGATCAAAGGTCTTGGTTTCATGAGCGCATTCCGTGGTGGACTTTCGTTCAACTTGGGAGATGTGCTTATTCCTGCTGCTAAGGAAGAGATGATTGATAAGGCGCAGGCGCAAGTAGATGAGGTGATGGCGAACTTCAACATGGGATTCATCACCAATAACGAGCGTTACAACCAGATCATCGACATCTGGACGCACACCAACTCTCGTTTGACGCAGACCTTGATGAAGCAGATGGCAGAGGATAAGCAAGGCTTCAACTCTGTTTACATGATGCTTGATTCTGGTGCGAGGGGTTCTAAGGAGCAGATCCGTCAGCTTTCTGGTATGCGAGGTCTGATGGCCAAGCCACAGAAATCTGGTGCTACCACGCAGGAAATTATCGAGAACCCGATCCTTTCAAACTTTAAGGAAGGACTTTCGATCCTTGAGTACTTCATCTCTACGCACGGTGCCCGTAAGGGTCTTGCGGATACGGCCTTGAAAACGGCTGACGCGGGTTACCTTACAAGACGTCTTGTTGACGTTGCGCAGGACGTGGTCATCAACGAAGACGACTGTGGAACACTCCGTGGTCTTGTTGCAACTGCGTTGAAGAAAAACGAGGATATTATCGAATCGCTTTACGATCGAATCATTGGAAGAACTTCGCTGCACGATGTGTTGAACCCAGAAACGGGTGAGGTGATCGTTGCTTCTGGCGAGCTGATCAACGAAGATGAAGGCAAAGCCATTGAGGCCGCTGGAATCGATTCAGTTGAGATCCGTTCGGTACTGACATGTGAAACCAAGCGTGGATGCTGCGCCAAGTGCTACGGACGTGACCTTTCAAGTGGTCGTGAGATCAAGAAAGGTTCGGCTGTTGGTGTAATCGCTGCACAATCGATCGGTGAGCCCGGTACACAGTTGACGCTTCGTACGTTCCACGTGGGTGGTGTTGCTTCGCACATTGCATCTGAATCACAGATCCGTGCCAAGTCTGAGGCTACTGCTGAATTTGACGAACTGAGAACCGTTAAGAGTTCTGAAGGTGACTACGAAGTGGTTATCGGACGTTCAGCGGAGCTTCGTTTGGTGAACAAGAGCACAGGTGTTCTTGTAGCCACACACAACATTCCTTACGGTTCTAAACTGTACATCAAGGATGGCGCGAAAGTGAAGAAGGATGAACTGATCTGCGATTGGGATCCATTCAACGCGGTCATCGTGTCTGAGGTTGATGGTAAGGTCATGTTCGAAAACCTTGCCGATGGTATCACTTACCGCGTGGAATCTGACGAACAGACAGGTTTCAACGAAATGGTGGTCATCGACACCAAGGACAAGAAGATGATCCCGGCCATTCACGTTGTGTCTGGTGGTAAGACCAAGGAGATCAAGAACTACAACACACCGGTAGGTGCGCACATTGCGGTTCAAGACGGTCAGGAAGTGAAAGCAGGTGAAACGCTTGTGAAGATTCCGCGTGTTTCTGGTAAGTCCGGTGATATTACGGGTGGTCTTCCACGTGTTACCGAGTTGTTCGAGGCTCGTAACCCATCAAACCCAGCGGTTGTATCTGAGGTTGACGGTGTGGCTTCATTCGGTAAGATCAAGCGAGGTAACCGCGAGATCATCATCGAAACCAGAACGGGTGATGTGAAGAAGTACCTTGTGTCGCTTTCTAAGCACATTCTGGTTCAGGAGAACGACTTCGTTCGTGCGGGACAGCCACTTTCTGAAGGTGCCATCACGCCATCTGACATCCTGTTGATCAAAGGACCAACGGCCGTTCAGGAGTACTTGGTGAACGAGATTCAGGAAGTTTACCGACTTCAGGGTGTGAAGATCAATGATAAGCACTTCGAAGTTATCGTGCGTCAGATGATGCGTAAAGTGAACATCCTCGATCCAGGTGATACAAGATTCTTGGAGAAAGAATTGGCCAACCGTTACGAATTCCGTGAGGAGAACGATTGGATCTTCGGTAAGATGTATGTGGAAGATCCAGGTGATTCGGAATCATTGAAGTCTGGTCAGATCATTACTGCCCGTAAGCTTCGCGATGAGAACTCGGTACTGAAGCGTAAGGACTTGAAGCCTGTTGTTGCCCGTGAGGCGATCCCGGCCACTTCAGAGCCAATGCTTCAGGGTATCACCAGAGCATCGCTTCAGACGGACAGCTTCATCTCTGCGGCATCGTTCCAGGAAACGACCAAAGTGTTGAACGAAGCAGCTGTAAGCGGTAAGATGGATGAACTTCACGGCTTGAAAGAGAACGTGATCGTTGGTCACCTTATCCCAGCAGGTACAGGTCTTCGTGAGTACGACAAACTGGTTGTCGGTTCCAAAGAAGAGTACGAAGCGCTTATGGCAGCTAAGGAAGAAGAGGCCGAAGCGTAA
- a CDS encoding cation transporter, with amino-acid sequence MLNKFIRFFLENKLVTLLLLCALVAWGVANAPFNWKSTWFPRDPVPVDAIPDIGENQQIVYTEWPGMSPQDVEDQITYPLTTSLLGIPGVKTIRSNSIFGLSSIYIIFNDDVEFYWSRSRVLEKLSSLPDGTLPDGVSPALGPDATALGQIYWYTLEGRDENGNPTGGWDPQELRTIQDFQVGYALTAVDGVSEVASIGGFVKEYQVDIDPNAMKAHHVTVAQIMNAVKKSNLDIGARTIEFNRVEYLIRGLGYIENLQDLEESVIISKDNVPIKIKDVAKVNFGPATRRGGLDKGGSEAVGAVVVARYGANPLQVINNLKEKIKEIEPGLPSKKLANGTTSKVTIVPFYDRTGLIKETLGTLEDALTLEMLIALLVIIVMVMNLRASLLIASLLPIGVLMAFIMMKQFGIDANIVALSGIAIAIGVMVDVGIVFTENIVRHKEMPENEGKRGKELLEVIYEGAAEVATAVITALMTTIVSFLPVFAMQAAEGKLFTPLAYTKTFAMLAALVIGLIFIPMFAHIVFGLRLDKGRVGKVWNISLIVVGLLLAVVFGKWLALALVLFGINNLLEPLWPEDKRKYVNVIDVVLSVLVVGYFIAVQWMPLGAQNSFFSNMLFVLVVNGVILGLLLSVIHFYRPILIWCLANKWKFLALPIVVIVFGANSWLGFDTVFGPIAKGVDKLGWDIRSTSGWQSMQTTFPGLGKEFMPSLDEGSFLLMPTTMPHSGIAENLDVIRKVDRNLNAIPEVDVTVGKWGRVNSALDPAPVSMYENLINYVPEFKLNEDGERMRFKVNEDGAFILKDSTTYKYGEDAFRVIENAELIEDKDGEYFRQWREHIHSPDDIWNEILKNAEIPGLTSAPKLQPIQTRLVMLQTGMRAPMGIKVFGPDLESIEKAGYELENVLKQVPTVEASAVFADRVVGKPYLEIDIDRKAIARYGLTIEDMQKTISVAIGGMKLTTTVEGRERFPVRVRYAREFRDNPDDLKNVLIPTPAGVQVPLEELASINYVRGPQAIKSEDTFLVGYVIFDMKDGNAEVDVVEDAQNVIDAKLKSGELVLPSGVSYHFTGNYENQLRATNRLMVVMPISLLIIFLILYFQFRSVTMTSMVFSGLFVALSGGFIMLWCYGQGWFLHFHVAGIDMRELFQVHTVNLSVAVWVGFIALFGVATDDGVIMGTYLKQQFEKFPPKDLAAVRKDVLDAASKRVRPAMLTAATAIIALIPVLTSQGKGSDIMGPMSIPLFGGMLIQVMTMFIVPVLYSMWQERIVKRTDKKATS; translated from the coding sequence ATGCTTAATAAATTCATACGGTTCTTTCTTGAGAACAAACTTGTAACGCTTCTGCTGCTGTGCGCGCTTGTGGCATGGGGCGTGGCCAATGCGCCTTTCAATTGGAAGAGCACTTGGTTTCCGCGCGACCCGGTGCCTGTGGATGCGATTCCGGACATCGGTGAGAACCAGCAGATCGTCTATACGGAATGGCCGGGCATGTCGCCACAGGATGTGGAGGATCAGATCACGTATCCGCTGACCACATCCCTGCTCGGAATTCCGGGGGTGAAGACCATCCGCAGCAATTCCATTTTCGGGCTTTCGAGCATCTATATCATTTTCAATGATGATGTGGAGTTCTATTGGAGCCGCTCGCGGGTGCTGGAGAAGTTGAGTTCGTTGCCAGATGGAACACTGCCCGATGGTGTTTCGCCTGCGCTGGGGCCAGATGCCACGGCCTTGGGACAGATCTACTGGTACACGCTTGAAGGGCGGGATGAGAACGGCAACCCCACAGGAGGTTGGGACCCGCAGGAGTTGCGGACCATTCAGGATTTTCAGGTGGGCTATGCGCTTACCGCGGTGGATGGCGTTTCGGAAGTGGCCTCCATCGGTGGCTTTGTGAAGGAGTATCAGGTGGATATCGATCCGAATGCCATGAAGGCCCACCACGTAACGGTGGCGCAGATCATGAACGCGGTGAAGAAGAGCAACCTCGATATCGGTGCGCGGACGATCGAGTTCAACCGTGTGGAGTATCTGATACGAGGATTGGGCTACATCGAAAACCTTCAGGATCTGGAGGAGAGCGTCATCATCTCGAAGGATAATGTGCCCATTAAGATCAAGGATGTGGCGAAGGTCAATTTCGGTCCGGCCACACGCAGAGGTGGGTTGGACAAGGGCGGTTCGGAAGCTGTAGGTGCCGTTGTGGTGGCGCGCTATGGTGCCAATCCGCTGCAGGTGATCAATAACCTGAAGGAGAAGATCAAGGAAATTGAACCGGGTCTGCCGAGCAAGAAGTTGGCGAATGGCACCACCTCTAAAGTGACCATCGTTCCGTTTTACGACCGCACGGGACTGATAAAGGAAACGCTCGGCACGCTGGAGGATGCGCTGACCTTGGAAATGCTGATCGCGTTGCTGGTGATCATCGTGATGGTGATGAACCTGCGGGCCTCTCTGCTCATTGCCAGCCTGTTGCCCATCGGGGTGCTGATGGCGTTTATTATGATGAAGCAGTTCGGTATCGATGCGAATATCGTGGCGCTTTCGGGTATTGCCATTGCCATCGGGGTGATGGTGGATGTGGGTATCGTCTTCACGGAGAATATCGTCCGGCACAAGGAAATGCCTGAGAATGAGGGTAAGCGAGGAAAAGAATTGCTGGAGGTTATTTATGAAGGTGCTGCGGAGGTGGCCACGGCCGTCATTACCGCTTTGATGACCACCATCGTCAGTTTTCTGCCTGTGTTCGCCATGCAGGCGGCCGAGGGAAAACTCTTCACTCCGCTGGCCTACACCAAGACCTTTGCGATGCTCGCTGCTTTGGTCATCGGACTCATCTTCATTCCCATGTTTGCGCATATCGTTTTCGGTTTGCGATTGGACAAGGGGCGCGTGGGTAAGGTCTGGAACATCTCGCTGATCGTGGTCGGTCTGTTGCTGGCGGTGGTCTTCGGAAAATGGCTGGCGTTGGCCTTGGTGCTGTTCGGTATCAATAACCTGTTGGAACCGCTTTGGCCCGAAGACAAACGGAAGTACGTGAATGTGATCGATGTGGTGCTTTCGGTGCTTGTTGTCGGTTACTTCATTGCGGTGCAATGGATGCCATTGGGCGCGCAGAACAGTTTCTTCTCCAACATGCTTTTTGTGCTTGTTGTGAATGGGGTCATTCTTGGGCTGCTGCTTTCGGTCATTCATTTTTACCGACCGATACTGATCTGGTGCCTCGCCAACAAATGGAAGTTCCTCGCCCTTCCGATTGTGGTCATCGTGTTTGGAGCGAACAGTTGGCTCGGGTTCGATACGGTTTTCGGGCCGATTGCCAAGGGTGTCGATAAGCTTGGTTGGGACATCCGTTCAACCTCGGGTTGGCAAAGCATGCAAACCACCTTTCCTGGATTGGGCAAGGAGTTCATGCCTTCCTTGGATGAAGGCTCGTTCCTGCTGATGCCCACGACCATGCCGCATTCGGGTATTGCCGAGAATTTGGATGTGATCCGAAAGGTGGACCGCAATCTGAATGCGATTCCCGAAGTGGATGTGACCGTTGGCAAATGGGGACGGGTGAATTCCGCCCTCGACCCGGCTCCGGTCTCCATGTATGAGAACCTGATCAATTATGTACCTGAGTTCAAATTGAACGAGGATGGCGAACGCATGCGGTTCAAAGTGAATGAGGATGGGGCGTTCATTCTGAAAGACAGCACTACGTATAAATACGGTGAGGATGCGTTCCGAGTAATTGAGAACGCGGAACTTATTGAAGACAAGGACGGAGAGTATTTCCGCCAATGGCGGGAACACATCCATTCGCCAGACGATATCTGGAATGAGATATTGAAGAACGCAGAGATTCCCGGTCTGACCTCGGCTCCCAAACTGCAACCGATACAGACGCGGCTGGTGATGCTGCAAACGGGCATGCGCGCCCCGATGGGCATCAAGGTGTTCGGCCCCGACCTCGAAAGCATTGAAAAGGCGGGTTACGAACTGGAGAATGTGTTGAAGCAAGTGCCAACGGTGGAAGCATCGGCCGTGTTTGCCGACCGCGTGGTGGGCAAGCCATATCTGGAGATCGATATTGACCGCAAGGCCATTGCGCGTTACGGCCTCACCATTGAGGACATGCAAAAGACCATCAGCGTGGCCATCGGTGGTATGAAACTGACGACCACGGTTGAAGGGCGGGAGCGTTTTCCGGTGCGTGTGCGGTATGCGCGTGAGTTCCGAGATAACCCGGATGATCTGAAGAATGTGCTCATCCCAACTCCGGCAGGTGTACAGGTTCCGCTGGAGGAACTGGCGTCCATCAATTACGTTCGCGGGCCGCAGGCGATAAAGAGTGAGGACACGTTCCTTGTCGGCTATGTGATCTTTGACATGAAGGACGGGAACGCGGAGGTGGATGTGGTGGAAGATGCCCAGAACGTAATCGATGCCAAGCTGAAATCGGGAGAGTTGGTGCTTCCGTCAGGTGTCAGCTATCACTTTACGGGCAACTATGAGAACCAACTGCGCGCCACCAACCGATTGATGGTGGTAATGCCCATCTCGCTGCTCATCATCTTTCTCATTCTTTATTTCCAGTTCCGTTCGGTAACGATGACAAGTATGGTTTTCAGCGGACTGTTTGTGGCGCTGTCGGGCGGGTTCATCATGCTGTGGTGCTACGGTCAGGGATGGTTCCTTCATTTCCATGTGGCGGGCATTGACATGCGCGAACTGTTCCAAGTACATACGGTCAATTTGAGTGTGGCCGTTTGGGTCGGGTTCATTGCGCTGTTCGGAGTTGCCACGGATGATGGGGTCATTATGGGAACCTACCTCAAACAGCAGTTCGAGAAGTTCCCACCAAAGGATCTTGCGGCAGTGAGGAAAGATGTGCTTGATGCCGCTTCCAAGCGTGTTCGGCCAGCCATGCTCACCGCAGCTACGGCCATCATTGCGCTCATCCCCGTACTCACCTCGCAAGGCAAGGGTTCCGACATCATGGGACCGATGTCCATTCCGCTTTTCGGGGGCATGCTTATACAGGTGATGACCATGTTCATTGTGCCTGTGCTATACAGTATGTGGCAGGAACGTATCGTGAAACGAACAGATAAAAAAGCAACGTCATGA
- a CDS encoding DUF3467 domain-containing protein, which translates to MADDNQQPQQGQLSIELSEEVADGVYSNLAIITHSTAEFVVDFIKVMPGVPKAKVKSRVVLTPEHAKRFMKALQDNVAKYESEHGTIKHTDGPPPLPMNFGGPTAQA; encoded by the coding sequence ATGGCAGACGATAATCAACAGCCCCAACAGGGACAACTGAGTATAGAATTGAGTGAGGAAGTGGCCGATGGCGTTTACTCCAACTTGGCCATCATCACGCATTCCACAGCAGAGTTCGTGGTCGATTTCATTAAAGTGATGCCGGGAGTTCCCAAAGCAAAAGTGAAATCGCGTGTAGTGCTTACACCGGAACACGCCAAGCGCTTTATGAAAGCATTGCAGGACAATGTGGCCAAGTACGAATCGGAGCATGGCACCATCAAGCATACCGATGGTCCGCCACCGCTACCGATGAATTTCGGAGGTCCTACAGCGCAGGCATAA